In a genomic window of Pieris brassicae chromosome 7, ilPieBrab1.1, whole genome shotgun sequence:
- the LOC123711983 gene encoding plasmanylethanolamine desaturase isoform X1, with protein sequence MTLPLPLPPCSNRDGVNSCDHFDYASTMASTLLAPVKTEKDILEHSMYEDDPNANTQLPNEVGSEPRWGPRHRGAQELAELYSPGKRLQEFVCVVLCCTLCVAAGLLMAKYIRPDVFLLLAAIAGVLTADFASGFVHWAADTWGAVDLPLIGKNFLRPFREHHIDPTSITRHDFIETNGDNFAITIPVLARIVWQLVTYDVNEINEKFHWISYWYLCCIFVAMTNQIHKWSHTYFGLPAWVVCLQEWHIVLPRRHHRIHHVAPHETYFCITTGWLNWPLEKLHFWSILENIIEALTGCKPRADDMKWAQKRS encoded by the exons ATGACTTTACCATTACCTTTGCCTCCGTGTTCCAATAGAGATGGTGTAAATAGTTGTGACCATTTTGATTACGCTAGTACAATGGCGTCCACATTGCTAGCCCCGGTTAAAACTGAAAAAGATATTCTTGAGCATTCAATGTACGAAGACGACCCAAACGCCAATACTCAATTACCGAATGAAGTGGGATCTGAGCCTCGATGGGGACCAAGACATCGAGGGGCACAAGAACTTGCTGAACTGTACAGTCCAG GAAAGAGATTACAAGAATTTGTATGTGTGGTACTCTGTTGCACATTATGTGTGGCAGCAGGGCTCTTAATGGCTAAATATATTCGTCCTGATGTGTTTTTATTGCTTGCGGCAATTGCTGGTGTTCTAACAGCAGATTTTGCATCAGGATTTGTACATTGGGCTGCTGATACATGGGGTGCGGTAGACCTACCTTTAATAGGCAAG aaTTTTTTACGCCCTTTTCGTGAACACCACATTGATCCAACTTCAATAACAAGACAtgattttattgaaacaaatggtGACAATTTTGCAATTACAATACCAGTTTTAGCCAGAATAGTATGGCAACTAGTGACATATGATGTTAACGAAATTAACGAGAAATTCCATTGGATATCATACTGGTATTTGTGCTGTATATTTGTGGCAATGACAAATCag ATCCACAAATGGTCACACACTTATTTTGGATTACCAGCGTGGGTGGTGTGTTTGCAAGAGTGGCATATAGTGTTGCCACGTCGTCATCACAGAATCCACCACGTCGCGCCGCACGAGACTTACTTTTGCATTACAACTGGTTGGTTGAATTGGCCTCTTGAGAAATTACATTTCTGGTCCattcttgaaaatattatcGAAGCTTTAACAGGCTGTAAGCCCAGAGCTGATGATATGAAGTGGGCCCAAAAACGTTCCTAG
- the LOC123711983 gene encoding plasmanylethanolamine desaturase isoform X2, which yields MTLPLPLPPCSNRDGVNSCDHFDYASTMASTLLAPVKTEKDILEHSMYEDDPNANTQLPNEVGSEPRWGPRHRGAQELAELYSPGKRLQEFVCVVLCCTLCVAAGLLMAKYIRPDVFLLLAAIAGVLTADFASGFVHWAADTWGAVDLPLIGKNFLRPFREHHIDPTSITRHDFIETNGDNFAITIPVLARIVWQLVTYDVNEINEKFHWISYWYLCCIFVAMTNQIHKWSHTYFGLPAWVVCLQEWHIVLPRRHHRIHHVAPHETYFCITTDLNHLQLQLQKCNKKKFEQFMYLNALQHPSCLVN from the exons ATGACTTTACCATTACCTTTGCCTCCGTGTTCCAATAGAGATGGTGTAAATAGTTGTGACCATTTTGATTACGCTAGTACAATGGCGTCCACATTGCTAGCCCCGGTTAAAACTGAAAAAGATATTCTTGAGCATTCAATGTACGAAGACGACCCAAACGCCAATACTCAATTACCGAATGAAGTGGGATCTGAGCCTCGATGGGGACCAAGACATCGAGGGGCACAAGAACTTGCTGAACTGTACAGTCCAG GAAAGAGATTACAAGAATTTGTATGTGTGGTACTCTGTTGCACATTATGTGTGGCAGCAGGGCTCTTAATGGCTAAATATATTCGTCCTGATGTGTTTTTATTGCTTGCGGCAATTGCTGGTGTTCTAACAGCAGATTTTGCATCAGGATTTGTACATTGGGCTGCTGATACATGGGGTGCGGTAGACCTACCTTTAATAGGCAAG aaTTTTTTACGCCCTTTTCGTGAACACCACATTGATCCAACTTCAATAACAAGACAtgattttattgaaacaaatggtGACAATTTTGCAATTACAATACCAGTTTTAGCCAGAATAGTATGGCAACTAGTGACATATGATGTTAACGAAATTAACGAGAAATTCCATTGGATATCATACTGGTATTTGTGCTGTATATTTGTGGCAATGACAAATCag ATCCACAAATGGTCACACACTTATTTTGGATTACCAGCGTGGGTGGTGTGTTTGCAAGAGTGGCATATAGTGTTGCCACGTCGTCATCACAGAATCCACCACGTCGCGCCGCACGAGACTTACTTTTGCATTACAACTG atttaaACCACTTACAGTTACAGCTGCAAAAatgcaacaaaaaaaaattcgagCAATTCATGTACTTAAATGCTCTCCAGCACCCTAGTTGTCTGGTGAACTAG
- the LOC123711636 gene encoding phosphatidylserine synthase isoform X1, protein MDTVSTPGSDDYRDSFSSINERPVDDISLEFFYKPHTITLLAVSIAAVIHTAFVRDELNIQDNIWSGICCVVFFFLIISVLTFPNGPFTRPHPAVWRIVFGMSVLYLLALLFLLFQSYSTVYDIMYWIDPELRNFHIDMEKEYAVNCNDLSIIWSRLDVYAWGHFLGWMFKAILFRHAGLLWAISIMWEITEIAFAHLLPNFLECWWDSIILDVLLCNGFGIWCGLKICKALEMREYKWVSIRDISSTTGKIKRAILQFTPVQWTPVRWLDPNCTYMRFFALSQLVVFWQISELNTFFLKHIFEMPPSHPLVIARLVLIGVIVAPSIRQYYTYITDPNCKRVGTQCWVYGAIMVTESMLCIKNGKELFGQTHVSNVVVWLVIQILVSVACVYGVVLYDGYFKPKSLSTGSAKKDN, encoded by the exons ATGGACACAGTCAGCACACCTGGTTCAGATGATTATAGAGATTCTTTTAGCTCCATCAACGAAAGACCAGTCGATGATATATCACTGGAATTTTTCTACAAACCACACACTATTACGTTATTAGCGGTTTCCATAGCTGCTGTTATTCATACAGCTTTTGTCAG agaTGAGCTCAACATCCAAGACAATATATGGTCTGGTATCTGTTGcgttgttttcttttttttaatcatatcaGTACTTACTTTCCCTAATGGCCCCTTTACTAGACCTCACCCTGCTGTATGGAGGATTGTGTTTGGCATGTCAGTCTTGTATTTATTGGCATTGCtctttcttttatttcaaagtTACTCTACTGTATATGATATAATGTATTGGATTGACCCAGAGTTGCGCAACTTTCATATAGATATGGAgaag gAGTATGCAGTTAATTGCAACGACCTAAGTATAATATGGTCTAGATTGGATGTTTATGCCTGGGGCCATTTCTTAGGATGGATGTTTAAAGCTATTCTTTTTAGGCATGCTGGTCTTTTGTGGGCTATATCAATAATGTGGGAAATCACTGAAATAGCCTTTGCTCATTTGTTGCCAAATTTTTTGGAGTGTTGGTGggattcaattattttagatgttttattatgtaatggATTTGGGATATGGTGTGGTCTAAAGATATGTAAAGCTTTAGAAATGAGGGAATATAAATGGGTCAGTATaag GGACATCTCATCTACAACAGGTAAAATCAAAAGGGCGATTCTTCAATTTACACCAGTTCAGTGGACTCCTGTGCGATGGCTGGACCCAAACTGTACTTACATGAGATTCTTTGCTCTCAGCCAACTTGTTGTATTCTGGCAGATATCAGAACTAAacacatttttcttaaaacatatatttgaaatgcCGCCTTCCCATCCTCTAGTTATTGCTCGACTAGTTCTGATTGGAGTAATTGTGGCTCCTTCTATTAG acaatattatacatatataactgATCCAAACTGCAAAAGAGTTGGAACCCAATGCTGGGTTTATGGTGCAATTATGGTGACGGAGTCAATGCTGTGCATAAAGAATGGGAAGGAGCTTTTTGGTCAAACACATGTTTCTAATGTCGTAGTGTGGCTAGTCATACAAATTCTAGTCTCTGTAGCATGTGTCTATGGTGTTGTGTTGTATGATGGATATTTTAAG ccTAAAAGTTTAAGTACGGGCAGTGCAAAAAAAGATAACTGA
- the LOC123711636 gene encoding phosphatidylserine synthase isoform X2, whose amino-acid sequence MDTVSTPGSDDYRDSFSSINERPVDDISLEFFYKPHTITLLAVSIAAVIHTAFVRDELNIQDNIWSGICCVVFFFLIISVLTFPNGPFTRPHPAVWRIVFGMSVLYLLALLFLLFQSYSTVYDIMYWIDPELRNFHIDMEKEYAVNCNDLSIIWSRLDVYAWGHFLGWMFKAILFRHAGLLWAISIMWEITEIAFAHLLPNFLECWWDSIILDVLLCNGFGIWCGLKICKALEMREYKWVSIRDISSTTGKIKRAILQFTPVQWTPVRWLDPNCTYMRFFALSQLVVFWQISELNTFFLKHIFEMPPSHPLVIARLVLIGVIVAPSIRQYYTYITDPNCKRVGTQCWVYGAIMVTESMLCIKNGKELFGQTHVSNVVVWLVIQILVSVACVYGVVLYDGYFKMY is encoded by the exons ATGGACACAGTCAGCACACCTGGTTCAGATGATTATAGAGATTCTTTTAGCTCCATCAACGAAAGACCAGTCGATGATATATCACTGGAATTTTTCTACAAACCACACACTATTACGTTATTAGCGGTTTCCATAGCTGCTGTTATTCATACAGCTTTTGTCAG agaTGAGCTCAACATCCAAGACAATATATGGTCTGGTATCTGTTGcgttgttttcttttttttaatcatatcaGTACTTACTTTCCCTAATGGCCCCTTTACTAGACCTCACCCTGCTGTATGGAGGATTGTGTTTGGCATGTCAGTCTTGTATTTATTGGCATTGCtctttcttttatttcaaagtTACTCTACTGTATATGATATAATGTATTGGATTGACCCAGAGTTGCGCAACTTTCATATAGATATGGAgaag gAGTATGCAGTTAATTGCAACGACCTAAGTATAATATGGTCTAGATTGGATGTTTATGCCTGGGGCCATTTCTTAGGATGGATGTTTAAAGCTATTCTTTTTAGGCATGCTGGTCTTTTGTGGGCTATATCAATAATGTGGGAAATCACTGAAATAGCCTTTGCTCATTTGTTGCCAAATTTTTTGGAGTGTTGGTGggattcaattattttagatgttttattatgtaatggATTTGGGATATGGTGTGGTCTAAAGATATGTAAAGCTTTAGAAATGAGGGAATATAAATGGGTCAGTATaag GGACATCTCATCTACAACAGGTAAAATCAAAAGGGCGATTCTTCAATTTACACCAGTTCAGTGGACTCCTGTGCGATGGCTGGACCCAAACTGTACTTACATGAGATTCTTTGCTCTCAGCCAACTTGTTGTATTCTGGCAGATATCAGAACTAAacacatttttcttaaaacatatatttgaaatgcCGCCTTCCCATCCTCTAGTTATTGCTCGACTAGTTCTGATTGGAGTAATTGTGGCTCCTTCTATTAG acaatattatacatatataactgATCCAAACTGCAAAAGAGTTGGAACCCAATGCTGGGTTTATGGTGCAATTATGGTGACGGAGTCAATGCTGTGCATAAAGAATGGGAAGGAGCTTTTTGGTCAAACACATGTTTCTAATGTCGTAGTGTGGCTAGTCATACAAATTCTAGTCTCTGTAGCATGTGTCTATGGTGTTGTGTTGTATGATGGATATTTTAAG ATGTACTGA
- the LOC123711637 gene encoding golgin subfamily A member 2, which yields MDSRAQKLAKARRKLKDHQDKKTHKEHNDTVSEKSEPTHIVQTIPSTAIYPLEFTIEPTSASDENNSIVSEPFQTNTIAIDSNLHKEKVNEYFIYNQNSLENEVRALLQKLSAYETMYADEKANHHTSKQNNSTLEWEIKNLKDKILILNQDLNKKDEDILELTNYNQTLRNENNNLLEQLELTKSIISSKESDNAHLLNQVNLYLNQLEVTQLQLQQLSSDTTVNVNSNSNKDELEQLYQKIDTLNKKITSLQQEKDNIVSHYQHYLTDLKEQLNSSKLKNEQLSKEVEMLSDRENGLIEQIGDMEIRMQKFNKKDFEMETQVDTSELQKQTLLLQKELEENRKQYKELLYQYQASVIKIEELQENKLCDNQETISIAKLTADMTSDKVAAQRATEQNLKLKTDVKDLEEVVIKMTKDKLELTEILTHEKNLSKELMLKLADIEEKSKSMQNTLKAKDEEMIRLQNEWREHAKKYNDSLLKPSVASVTAESPVESFNHTQHENESSHKSSQDNNNGFISLTESLKSVNVNSNIDTLCEVSNRIPKEDAMCKLQERFMCIMDEVANLSDEKHRLEHIILQLQNETDTICEYVALYQQQRSLLKKRDEDRIHQLETFEKECNELRDLLGELRELLFRLAEDKEILGYLKKETRLNDMARIRELLEDLQNSSLLNKKFKTMDLSNFYPCSCCSGKLMEI from the exons atggataGCCGAGCTCAGAAATTAGCCAAGGCTCGTAGGAAG TTAAAGGATCACCAAGACAAGAAGACGCATAAAGAGCATAATGATACAGTCAGTGAAAAAAGTGAACCAACTCATATAGTCCAAACCATTCCTAGCACTGCAATATACCCATTAGAATTTACAATAGAACCAACATCTGCTAGCGATGAAAACAATAGTATTGTTTCTGAACCATTTCAAACAAATACCATTGCAATAGACAGTAATTTACATAAGGAAAaagtaaatgaatattttatttacaatcagAACTCTTTAGAAAATGAAGTAAGAGCATTACTACAGAAATTATCTGCATATGAAACTATGTATGCTGATGAAAAGGCTAATCATCACACatctaaacaaaataattctaCACTTGAGTgggaaattaaaaatctaaaggataaaatattaatattaaatcaagatttaaataaaaaagatgaagatattttggagttaacaAACTATAATCAGACCttaagaaatgaaaataataatttattggaaCAGTTGGAATTAACTAAGTCAATAATATCTTCTAAAGAGTCGGACAATGCTCATCTTCTGAACCAagtcaatttatatttaaatcaattggAAGTTACTCAACTGCAGTTGCAACAATTATCTAGTGATACTACAGTTAATGTTAACAGCAACTCTAATAAAGATGAGCTGGAGCAATTATATCAGAAAATTGacacattaaacaaaaaaatcacaaGTCTTCAGCAGGAAAAAGATAACATAGTATCACATTATCAACATTACCTAACAGATTTAAAAGAACAACTTAATTCTAGTAAACTAAAAAATGAACAGTTGTCTAAGGAAGTTGAAATGCTTTCTGACCGTGAGAACGGCCTCATTGAGCAAATAGGGGATATGGAGATACGAATGCagaagtttaataaaaaagacttTGAGATGGAAACACAAGTTGATACATCTGAATTGCAAAAGCAAACACTATTGCTACAG AAAGAGTTAGaagaaaatagaaaacaatataAGGAACTTCTATATCAGTATCAAGCTagtgttataaaaatagaagAGCTTCAGGAAAATAAGTTGTGTGACAATCAAGAGACAATAAGTATAGCAAAACTTACTGCAGACATGACCAGTGATAAAGTAGCAGCCCAAAGAGCTACTGAGCagaatcttaaattaaaaactgatgTAAAAGATCTTGAAGAAGTTGTTATTAAAATG aCAAAAGACAAGCTAGAGTTAACTGAAATTTTAACTCATGAGAAAAATTTAAGTAAAGAGCTTATGTTAAAACTGGCTGATATTGAAGAAAAGAGCAAGAGTATGCAAAATACTCTAAAGGCAAAAGATGAGGAAATGATAAGACTTCAAAATGAATGGAGAGAACATGCAAAGAAATACAATGACTCGTTACTAAAACCATCAGTTGCATCTGTAACTGCAGAATCACCCGTAGAGAGTTTTAATCATACTCAACATGAAAATGAATCAAGTCACAAGTCAAGtcaagataataataatggtttcATTTCACTAACGGAGTCGTTGAAATCAGTTAATGTGAATTCAAATATTGACACACTTTGTGAAGTAAGTAATCGTATTCCTAAAGAAGATGCTATGTGTAAACTTCAAGAACGATTTATGTGCATAATGGATGAAGTTGCTAATCTATCTGATGAAAAACATAGATTAGAACATATTATACTTCAACTACAGAATGAAACTGATACTATATGTGAATATGTCGCACTCTACCAACAACAGAGAAGTTTGTTGAAGAAGAGAGATGAAGATAGAATTCATCAACTCGAAACTTTTGAGAAGGAATGTAATGAGTTAAGGGATCTTTTAGGTGAACTCCGAGAACTTTTATTCAGATTGGCTGAAGATAAAGAAATATTGGGTTATTTGAAAAAGGAGACAAGGTTAAATGACATGGCGAGAATTCGAGAACTGCTGGAAGATTTGCAAAATAGTTCATTACTAAATAAGAAGTTTAAGACAATGGATTTAAGCAACTTTTATCCCTGTAGCTGTTGTTCAGGAAAACTTATGGAAATTTGA